A part of Brachybacterium faecium DSM 4810 genomic DNA contains:
- a CDS encoding ABC-type sugar transport system, periplasmic component (PFAM: Bacterial extracellular solute-binding protein~TIGRFAM: Tat (twin-arginine translocation) pathway signal sequence): MSTSPEDMTPLDRLGASRRRFLSLASLGTGAVALSACATGSGGDDADADGGGAVAEGGGDVSDDNPFGVAEDSSVDVVIFNGGYGDQYAIDAGEKFEELFPSVTVDVSSTVNIQPDLQPRFIGGDPPDLFDNSGAQSMNASALISEGSLSELQPLVDAPSLDGGTIGDSLLPGVLTPGTYSGKLYALNYMYTVFALWYSATQFEEKGWEVPATWDDVMAIGEEAKSDDLALFAWGGQNAADYFHELALSMAIKEGGPEVAKVLDRLEEGAYEQPTVVDAFAAIEDAVKEGYFLSGGAGIKHTEAQTEWVMGKAVMYPSGSWIENEQRSTTPDDYDMTGAPTPMLSDGAAMGPAAIHGAAGEPFMVPSKAANGAGGLEFLRVMLSKEQCENFSKLTSSMTIVKDTIPEDGFGSTALSSVSSMISEAGEDVFTFNFTDWYGMGDTFKPLWAEFLNGDITAEEARERSQSAIDKIREDDSAEKFDVE, from the coding sequence ATGAGCACGTCCCCTGAGGATATGACTCCGCTCGATCGGCTCGGCGCCTCCCGCCGCCGCTTCCTGTCCCTGGCGTCGCTCGGCACCGGTGCCGTCGCGCTCAGCGCCTGCGCGACCGGGAGCGGCGGCGATGATGCGGACGCCGACGGCGGCGGTGCGGTCGCCGAGGGCGGGGGCGACGTCAGCGATGACAACCCCTTCGGTGTCGCGGAGGACTCGTCGGTCGATGTCGTCATCTTCAACGGCGGCTACGGCGACCAGTACGCCATCGACGCGGGGGAGAAGTTCGAGGAGCTCTTCCCCTCCGTCACGGTCGACGTCAGCTCCACGGTGAACATCCAGCCCGACCTGCAGCCGCGCTTCATCGGCGGCGATCCGCCGGACCTGTTCGACAACTCCGGTGCGCAGTCGATGAACGCGAGCGCCCTCATCTCCGAGGGCAGCCTTTCGGAGCTCCAGCCGCTGGTCGACGCTCCGTCCCTCGACGGCGGGACCATCGGCGACTCGCTGCTGCCCGGGGTGCTGACCCCGGGCACCTACTCCGGGAAGCTGTACGCGCTGAACTACATGTACACGGTCTTCGCGCTGTGGTATTCGGCGACGCAGTTCGAGGAGAAGGGCTGGGAGGTCCCCGCCACCTGGGACGACGTGATGGCCATCGGCGAAGAGGCCAAGAGCGATGATCTCGCGCTGTTCGCCTGGGGCGGCCAGAACGCCGCGGACTACTTCCACGAGCTCGCCCTGTCGATGGCGATCAAGGAGGGCGGCCCCGAGGTCGCCAAGGTCCTGGACCGGCTCGAGGAGGGTGCCTACGAGCAGCCCACCGTGGTGGACGCCTTCGCTGCGATCGAGGACGCCGTCAAGGAGGGCTACTTCCTCTCGGGCGGTGCGGGCATCAAGCACACGGAGGCCCAGACCGAATGGGTGATGGGCAAGGCCGTCATGTACCCCTCCGGGTCCTGGATCGAGAACGAGCAGCGCAGCACCACGCCCGATGACTACGACATGACCGGGGCCCCGACCCCGATGCTCTCCGACGGTGCGGCGATGGGTCCGGCGGCCATCCACGGCGCCGCCGGCGAGCCGTTCATGGTGCCCAGCAAGGCGGCCAACGGTGCCGGCGGGCTCGAGTTCCTCCGCGTCATGCTGTCCAAGGAGCAGTGCGAGAACTTCTCGAAGCTCACCTCCTCGATGACGATCGTCAAGGACACCATCCCGGAGGACGGCTTCGGCTCGACCGCGCTGTCCTCGGTGAGCTCCATGATCTCCGAGGCGGGGGAGGACGTCTTCACGTTCAACTTCACCGACTGGTACGGCATGGGCGACACGTTCAAGCCGCTGTGGGCAGAGTTCCTCAACGGCGACATCACCGCCGAGGAGGCTCGCGAGAGGTCCCAGAGCGCGATCGACAAGATCCGGGAGGATGACAGCGCCGAGAAGTTCGACGTCGAATGA
- a CDS encoding LSU ribosomal protein L22P (PFAM: Ribosomal protein L22p/L17e~TIGRFAM: ribosomal protein L22, bacterial type), with protein sequence MEAKAQVRYLRMSPMKARRVVDLIRGKSTAEALNTLRFAPQGASEPVLKLVESAIANARVKADQSGERFDERELVVSAAFVDEGPTMKRFQPRAQGRAFQIKKRTSHVTVVVAPVNK encoded by the coding sequence ATGGAAGCCAAGGCGCAGGTGCGGTACCTCCGCATGTCGCCCATGAAGGCTCGCCGCGTTGTGGACCTGATTCGTGGCAAGAGCACGGCCGAGGCCCTGAACACCCTGCGGTTCGCACCGCAGGGCGCCAGCGAGCCCGTCCTCAAGCTCGTCGAGTCCGCGATCGCCAACGCGCGGGTGAAGGCAGATCAGTCGGGGGAGCGCTTCGATGAGCGCGAGCTCGTCGTCTCCGCCGCATTCGTCGATGAGGGCCCGACCATGAAGCGGTTCCAGCCGCGTGCACAGGGTCGAGCCTTCCAGATCAAGAAGCGCACCAGCCACGTCACCGTGGTGGTCGCTCCCGTGAACAAGTAA
- a CDS encoding LSU ribosomal protein L4P (PFAM: Ribosomal protein L4/L1 family) produces the protein MAANLTVDVLDPAGKKSGSVELPASIFDVQTNVPLIHQVVVAQQAAARQGTHKAKTRAEVRGGGKKPWKQKGTGRARQGSLRAPQFTGGGTVHGPVPRDYSQRTPKKMKAAALRGALSDRARNGRVHVVSSLLEGDVASTKAVRQTLSNVSDRRHLLVVVRRDDDLGALSSRNLPTTHVLYADQVNTYDVMLSDDVVFTAGALEDFVAQATLTLPTSSFAAAKGAAAPAAAPAAAEEGPYGEGSAAATADGSAPEGYAIKGNQGSKKFHTPDSPWYGRTKAEVWFATEEAAKAAGFVNAVKESASSDEEAAK, from the coding sequence ATGGCAGCGAATCTGACCGTCGACGTGCTCGATCCGGCCGGCAAGAAGTCCGGCTCCGTCGAGCTGCCTGCGTCGATCTTCGACGTGCAGACCAACGTTCCCCTGATCCACCAGGTGGTCGTCGCCCAGCAGGCGGCCGCACGTCAGGGCACCCACAAGGCCAAGACCCGCGCCGAGGTGCGCGGCGGCGGCAAGAAGCCCTGGAAGCAGAAGGGCACCGGGCGTGCCCGTCAGGGCTCCCTGCGCGCCCCGCAGTTCACCGGCGGCGGCACCGTCCACGGCCCCGTCCCGCGTGACTACAGCCAGCGCACCCCGAAGAAGATGAAGGCCGCCGCCCTGCGCGGGGCCCTCTCGGATCGGGCCCGCAACGGTCGCGTGCACGTCGTCTCCTCCCTCCTGGAGGGCGATGTCGCCTCGACCAAGGCCGTGCGCCAGACCCTGTCGAACGTCTCCGACCGCCGCCACCTGCTGGTGGTCGTGCGTCGCGACGACGACCTGGGCGCTCTGAGCTCGCGCAACCTGCCGACCACCCACGTCCTGTACGCGGACCAGGTGAACACCTACGACGTCATGCTCTCCGACGACGTGGTCTTCACCGCCGGTGCGCTCGAGGACTTCGTGGCCCAGGCCACCCTGACCCTGCCCACCTCGTCCTTCGCCGCGGCGAAGGGTGCTGCTGCTCCGGCCGCCGCTCCCGCCGCTGCCGAGGAGGGCCCCTACGGCGAGGGATCCGCGGCCGCCACGGCCGACGGCTCCGCCCCCGAGGGCTACGCCATCAAGGGCAACCAGGGCTCGAAGAAGTTCCACACCCCGGACTCCCCGTGGTATGGCCGCACCAAGGCCGAGGTCTGGTTCGCGACGGAGGAGGCCGCCAAGGCCGCCGGCTTCGTGAACGCCGTCAAGGAGTCCGCCTCGTCGGATGAGGAGGCCGCCAAGTGA
- a CDS encoding LSU ribosomal protein L2P (PFAM: Ribosomal Proteins L2, RNA binding domain; Ribosomal Proteins L2, C-terminal domain~TIGRFAM: ribosomal protein L2, bacterial/organellar), whose amino-acid sequence MAIRKSKPTTPGRRGSSGADFVEVTRSTPEKSLVRPLSKSGGRNNNGRITSRHRGGGHKRAYRVIDFRRHDKDGVRAKVAHIEYDPNRTARIALLHYLDGEKRYILAPAKLRQGDWIENGAGADIKPGNNLPLRNIPLGTVVHAIELRPGGGAKIARSAGASVQLVAKEGPYAQLRMPSGEIRNVDARCRATIGEVGNAEQSNISWGKAGRMRWKGKRPHVRGVVMNPVDHPHGGGEGKTSGGRHPVSPWGQLEGRTRRPGKESDKLIVRRRRTGKKR is encoded by the coding sequence ATGGCAATTCGTAAGAGCAAGCCGACCACGCCCGGTCGTCGCGGCTCGAGTGGCGCCGACTTCGTCGAGGTCACCCGGTCCACGCCGGAGAAGTCGCTGGTCCGTCCGCTGTCCAAGTCCGGCGGTCGCAACAACAACGGTCGCATCACGTCCCGTCACCGGGGCGGCGGCCACAAGCGGGCCTACCGCGTGATCGACTTCCGTCGTCACGACAAGGACGGCGTGCGCGCCAAGGTCGCTCACATCGAGTACGACCCCAACCGCACCGCCCGCATCGCGCTGCTGCACTACCTGGACGGCGAGAAGCGGTACATCCTCGCGCCGGCCAAGCTGCGTCAGGGCGACTGGATCGAGAACGGTGCCGGGGCGGACATCAAGCCCGGCAACAACCTGCCGCTGCGCAACATCCCGCTGGGCACCGTCGTGCACGCGATCGAGCTCCGCCCCGGCGGCGGCGCGAAGATCGCCCGCAGCGCCGGCGCCTCCGTGCAGCTGGTCGCCAAGGAAGGCCCCTATGCGCAGCTGCGCATGCCCTCCGGCGAGATCCGCAACGTCGACGCCCGCTGCCGCGCCACCATCGGTGAGGTCGGCAACGCGGAGCAGTCGAACATCAGCTGGGGCAAGGCCGGCCGCATGCGGTGGAAGGGCAAGCGCCCCCACGTGCGCGGTGTGGTCATGAACCCGGTCGACCACCCCCACGGTGGTGGCGAGGGCAAGACCTCCGGTGGTCGTCACCCGGTCTCGCCCTGGGGGCAGCTCGAGGGCCGCACCCGTCGCCCCGGCAAGGAGAGCGACAAGCTCATCGTGCGCCGTCGCCGGACCGGCAAGAAGCGCTGA
- a CDS encoding LSU ribosomal protein L3P (PFAM: Ribosomal protein L3) has protein sequence MSNELTGQKARPVSGVLGTKLGMTQVWDENGKLVPVTVVQTGANVVTQIRSVETDGYDAVQIAFGQIDPRKVSQPLRGHFEKAGVTPRRHLVELRTVNAAEYTLGQEIDASVFEAGQKVDVVGTSKGKGTAGVMKRHGFAGVGASHGQHRNHRKPGSIGGASTPGRVFKGQRMAGRMGGDRTSVQNLTVHAVDVEKGLVLVKGAVPGAKGGLVLVRSAVKSPAKEA, from the coding sequence ATGAGCAACGAACTGACCGGCCAGAAGGCCCGTCCGGTGTCCGGCGTGCTCGGCACCAAGCTCGGCATGACCCAGGTCTGGGATGAGAACGGCAAGCTCGTTCCCGTGACCGTCGTGCAGACCGGTGCGAACGTCGTCACCCAGATCCGCTCCGTCGAGACCGACGGATACGACGCCGTGCAGATCGCCTTCGGGCAGATCGATCCGCGCAAGGTGTCCCAGCCGCTGCGCGGCCACTTCGAGAAGGCCGGCGTGACCCCGCGCCGCCACCTCGTCGAGCTGCGCACCGTCAACGCCGCCGAGTACACGCTCGGCCAGGAGATCGACGCCTCGGTGTTCGAGGCCGGCCAGAAGGTCGATGTCGTCGGCACCTCCAAGGGCAAGGGCACCGCGGGCGTCATGAAGCGCCACGGGTTCGCCGGTGTGGGCGCCTCGCACGGCCAGCACCGCAACCACCGCAAGCCCGGCTCCATCGGTGGCGCCTCCACCCCCGGTCGCGTGTTCAAGGGTCAGCGCATGGCTGGCCGCATGGGCGGCGACCGCACCAGTGTCCAGAACCTGACCGTTCACGCGGTCGACGTCGAGAAGGGCCTCGTGCTCGTCAAGGGTGCCGTCCCCGGCGCCAAGGGCGGCCTCGTGCTCGTCCGCTCGGCTGTCAAGAGCCCCGCGAAGGAGGCCTGA
- a CDS encoding carbohydrate ABC transporter membrane protein (PFAM: Binding-protein-dependent transport system inner membrane component), which translates to MMAAVPTVAPPASAAPRSRGMRTRITPSRVLFFALFLGVPMLVYVVFVVSPFLQAFYYSLTDWRGLARAPQFIGLDNYVTLFQDAIFRKALRNNIILLIVLPTVTITLAFALAILVTVGGNSRGAIRGIRGASIFRVVSFFPYVIPAVVIGILFAFIYSPNGGLLNGLLHLVGFDLDIAWLGDRRFALAAIMAAVVWSLVGFYMVLFVAAIKSIPSEVVEAARIDGAGRFRLSTSVILPMVRENVSTAAVYMGIMALDMFVYINVMTPTGGIGKSTEVVSRYLYQTAFSDSQFGLASAMGVVMALITMLMAVLVLFGTRQKKEVR; encoded by the coding sequence ATGATGGCAGCTGTCCCCACCGTCGCACCCCCGGCGAGCGCCGCCCCGCGCTCCCGGGGGATGCGGACGCGCATCACCCCGTCCCGGGTCCTGTTCTTCGCCCTCTTCCTGGGCGTCCCGATGCTGGTCTACGTCGTGTTCGTGGTCTCGCCGTTCCTCCAGGCGTTCTACTACTCCCTGACCGACTGGCGCGGGCTGGCGCGCGCACCGCAGTTCATCGGCCTGGACAACTATGTGACGTTGTTCCAGGACGCCATCTTCCGCAAGGCGCTGCGCAACAACATCATCCTCCTGATCGTCCTGCCGACCGTGACGATCACCCTGGCTTTCGCGCTCGCGATCCTGGTCACGGTGGGCGGCAACAGCAGGGGGGCGATCCGGGGCATCCGCGGGGCGTCGATCTTCCGGGTCGTCAGCTTCTTCCCGTACGTGATCCCCGCCGTCGTCATCGGCATCCTGTTCGCGTTCATCTACTCGCCCAACGGCGGGCTGCTCAACGGGCTGCTGCATCTCGTCGGCTTCGATCTCGACATCGCCTGGCTCGGCGACCGGAGGTTCGCGCTCGCCGCGATCATGGCAGCCGTGGTGTGGAGCCTGGTCGGCTTCTACATGGTCCTCTTCGTCGCGGCGATCAAATCGATCCCCTCCGAGGTGGTCGAGGCGGCCCGGATCGACGGCGCCGGCCGGTTCCGGCTCTCCACGTCGGTGATCCTGCCGATGGTGCGGGAGAACGTCTCCACTGCCGCGGTGTACATGGGGATCATGGCGCTGGACATGTTCGTCTACATCAACGTGATGACGCCGACCGGCGGTATCGGGAAGAGCACCGAAGTGGTCTCGCGATACCTGTACCAGACGGCGTTCAGCGACTCGCAGTTCGGTCTCGCCTCGGCGATGGGCGTCGTGATGGCGCTGATCACCATGCTGATGGCGGTCCTCGTGCTCTTCGGCACCCGGCAGAAGAAGGAGGTCCGATGA
- a CDS encoding SSU ribosomal protein S3P (PFAM: KH domain; Ribosomal protein S3, C-terminal domain; Ribosomal protein S3, N-terminal domain~TIGRFAM: ribosomal protein S3, bacterial type), whose protein sequence is MGQKVNPNGFRLGITTEHSSRWFADSSKEGQRYRDYVKEDVAIRSLMSKGMERAGISKVEIERTRDRVRVDLHTARPGIVIGRRGAEAERLRGELEKLTGKQIQLNILEVKNPEADAQLVAQGIAEQLAARVSFRRAMRKGMQSAQRAGAKGIRVAVSGRLGGAEMSRNEFYREGRVPLHTLRANIDYGFYEARTAFGRIGVKVWIYKGDVTAKELAAQQAAAQGPRSGGRGPRAERPRGRRNERNATARRGDNAEQSAAPAAAPAEQAAAPAQQPGTEA, encoded by the coding sequence ATGGGCCAGAAGGTCAATCCGAACGGGTTCCGCCTCGGGATCACCACGGAGCACAGCAGCCGGTGGTTCGCCGACTCCTCCAAGGAGGGTCAGCGTTATCGCGACTACGTGAAGGAAGACGTCGCGATCCGCAGCCTCATGTCCAAGGGCATGGAGCGCGCCGGCATCTCCAAGGTCGAGATCGAGCGCACCCGCGATCGCGTCCGCGTCGATCTCCACACCGCCCGCCCGGGCATCGTCATCGGGCGTCGCGGCGCGGAGGCCGAGCGCCTGCGCGGTGAGCTCGAGAAGCTCACCGGCAAGCAGATCCAGCTGAACATCCTCGAGGTCAAGAACCCCGAGGCCGATGCGCAGCTGGTCGCACAGGGCATCGCCGAGCAGCTCGCCGCCCGCGTCTCCTTCCGTCGTGCGATGCGCAAGGGCATGCAGTCCGCGCAGCGCGCCGGCGCGAAGGGCATCCGAGTGGCCGTCTCCGGCCGCCTCGGCGGCGCCGAGATGAGCCGCAACGAGTTCTACCGCGAGGGGCGCGTGCCGCTGCACACCCTCCGCGCGAACATCGACTACGGCTTCTACGAGGCCCGCACCGCCTTCGGCCGCATCGGCGTGAAGGTGTGGATCTACAAGGGCGACGTCACCGCCAAGGAGCTCGCGGCCCAGCAGGCCGCCGCGCAGGGTCCCCGCTCCGGCGGACGCGGCCCGCGTGCCGAGCGCCCGCGCGGCCGTCGTAACGAGCGCAACGCCACCGCGCGTCGTGGGGACAACGCCGAGCAGTCCGCTGCTCCGGCCGCGGCTCCCGCCGAGCAGGCCGCAGCTCCCGCACAGCAGCCCGGA
- a CDS encoding ABC-type sugar transport system, permease component (PFAM: Binding-protein-dependent transport system inner membrane component), whose amino-acid sequence MSTGTETAQGAPAASAGSVRELRRHRPSTGDRIFTIAAQVILGIWTLVVILPLLWTGFSSFKTSGEILSSPFDLPAEWNFDNFVTAWTKAGIGRFFGNTILVVGCALFLVMLLGAMCAYVLARYQFPGRRIIYYSLIAGLTFPLFLAVVPLFFIMETLHIRGTYIGLILAYVGFALPFTVFFLYAFFRQLPGEIGEAAAIDGAGDFRTFFQVMLPMAGPGMASVTIFNFLGLWNQFLIPIVLNTDRDKYVLAQGLANMQAQQGYDSDWGAMFASVTITILPVLIVYMIFQRQLQGGIGPSTNK is encoded by the coding sequence ATGAGCACCGGGACCGAGACCGCCCAGGGGGCGCCCGCCGCCTCCGCGGGGTCCGTGCGGGAGCTGCGTCGTCACCGGCCGAGCACCGGGGACCGGATCTTCACCATCGCAGCCCAGGTCATCCTCGGGATCTGGACCCTGGTGGTCATCCTCCCGCTGCTCTGGACGGGGTTCAGCTCGTTCAAGACCTCCGGGGAGATCCTCTCCTCACCCTTCGACCTGCCGGCGGAGTGGAACTTCGACAACTTCGTCACGGCCTGGACGAAAGCGGGCATCGGCCGCTTCTTCGGCAACACCATCCTGGTGGTGGGCTGCGCCCTGTTCCTGGTGATGCTGCTCGGGGCGATGTGCGCCTACGTGCTCGCCCGATACCAGTTCCCCGGGCGCCGCATCATCTACTACTCGCTCATCGCCGGGCTCACGTTCCCGCTGTTCCTGGCCGTGGTGCCGCTGTTCTTCATCATGGAGACGCTCCACATCCGCGGCACATACATCGGGCTGATCCTCGCGTACGTCGGGTTCGCGCTGCCGTTCACCGTCTTCTTCCTCTACGCCTTCTTCCGGCAGCTGCCGGGGGAGATCGGAGAGGCGGCCGCGATCGACGGCGCGGGGGACTTCCGCACGTTCTTCCAGGTGATGCTCCCGATGGCGGGGCCGGGCATGGCCAGCGTCACGATCTTCAACTTCCTGGGGCTGTGGAACCAGTTCCTGATCCCGATCGTGCTCAACACGGACAGGGACAAGTACGTGCTCGCGCAGGGGCTCGCCAACATGCAGGCCCAACAGGGGTACGACTCGGACTGGGGCGCGATGTTCGCCTCGGTGACGATCACGATCCTGCCGGTGCTGATCGTCTACATGATCTTCCAGCGCCAGCTGCAGGGAGGGATCGGGCCGAGCACGAACAAGTGA
- a CDS encoding SSU ribosomal protein S10P (PFAM: Ribosomal protein S10p/S20e~TIGRFAM: ribosomal protein S10, bacterial/organelle): MAGQKIRIRLKSYDHEVIDSSARKIVDTVTSAGATVVGPVPLPTEKNVFCVIRSPHKYKDSREHFEMRTHKRLIDIVDPTPKAVDSLMRLDLPADVNIEIKL, from the coding sequence ATGGCGGGACAGAAGATCCGCATCCGGCTCAAGTCGTACGACCACGAGGTGATCGACAGCTCGGCGCGCAAGATCGTCGACACGGTCACCAGTGCCGGCGCGACTGTGGTGGGCCCGGTGCCGCTGCCGACCGAGAAGAACGTGTTCTGCGTGATCCGTTCTCCGCACAAGTACAAGGACTCCCGTGAGCATTTCGAGATGCGCACGCACAAGCGCCTGATCGACATCGTCGATCCCACGCCGAAGGCCGTGGATTCGCTCATGCGTCTCGACCTGCCGGCGGACGTCAACATCGAGATCAAGCTCTGA
- a CDS encoding LSU ribosomal protein L23P (PFAM: Ribosomal protein L23), with the protein MSALNKDPRDVLLAPVVSEKSYGLMDEGKYTFLVAADANKTEIKIAVEKVFDVTVSTVNTINRQGKSRRTRFGTGKRKDTKRAIVTLTDGAIDIFGGSVA; encoded by the coding sequence GTGAGCGCGCTGAACAAGGATCCCCGCGACGTCCTGCTGGCCCCGGTCGTCTCCGAGAAGAGCTACGGGCTGATGGACGAGGGCAAGTACACCTTCCTGGTGGCTGCCGACGCCAACAAGACCGAGATCAAGATCGCCGTCGAGAAGGTCTTCGACGTCACGGTCTCCACGGTCAACACGATCAACCGTCAGGGCAAGTCGCGCCGCACGCGCTTCGGGACCGGCAAGCGCAAGGACACCAAGCGCGCCATCGTCACCCTGACTGACGGAGCCATCGACATCTTCGGAGGGTCGGTCGCCTGA
- a CDS encoding SSU ribosomal protein S19P (PFAM: Ribosomal protein S19~TIGRFAM: ribosomal protein S19, bacterial/organelle) translates to MPRSIAKGPFVDDHLQKKVDVQNEKGTKNLIKTWSRRSVITPDFLGHTFAVHDGRKHVSVFVTESMVGHKLGEFAPTRTFKGHEKDDRKGRRR, encoded by the coding sequence ATGCCTCGCAGTATCGCCAAGGGCCCGTTCGTCGACGACCATCTTCAGAAGAAGGTGGATGTCCAGAACGAAAAGGGCACCAAGAACCTCATCAAGACCTGGTCGCGTCGTTCGGTCATCACCCCGGACTTCCTCGGCCACACCTTCGCAGTGCACGACGGCCGCAAGCACGTCTCGGTGTTCGTCACCGAGTCGATGGTCGGCCACAAGCTCGGCGAGTTCGCTCCCACGCGGACTTTCAAGGGCCACGAGAAGGACGACAGAAAGGGCCGTCGTCGCTGA